A single genomic interval of Spinacia oleracea cultivar Varoflay chromosome 6, BTI_SOV_V1, whole genome shotgun sequence harbors:
- the LOC110801328 gene encoding uncharacterized protein, translating into MENCSSATTIEDLVDKLLIEIFVRLPCYESVITSKFVSKRWLSLLSNPKFVIQFLNHKNNLRKKLPLQQQQLPWSFLCTTQLKTITNDDESPNHKVFNSPKFSLNFLPFQFKVVSTFKDLVLVLCLREDGINNNHSHNYIICNPFTKQWVVLPPTPSPINHALSWAALICEDPNYNEVEERIDYRFRVVVLHPKPNILYTKEDDPFSILNLMVFCSEDYQWKNANLRIPLTLRKCSCSCSFSCCGYTERLHFEGVVCKGMVCLCHNLYFGMFDPFKVTTTPTTIEAILLPLPDSRGRLLECGGRLISVYDKSKPIYSDDNKKGMVVTIHYIELDLNQFIENTNNDLLLPGLWKGIRNRCVDNSGSISVMGRTRRIGLHPCNTQLFYMSTGGNKNKLVLCDKRSSCVKILGELHPDCLDSSKIIELQYWPTPVPVPTFPR; encoded by the coding sequence ATGGAAAACTGTTCATCAGCAACAACAATTGAAGATCTTGTCGACAAGTTATTGATTGAGATTTTTGTTCGCCTTCCCTGTTATGAATCTGTAATTACCTCCAAATTTGTATCTAAACGTTGGTTATCTCTGCTATCAAACCCTAAGTTTGTGATTCAATTCCTCAATCACAAGAACAATCTGCGGAAAAAACTCCCTTTACAGCAGCAACAGCTTCCATGGAGCTTTCTGTGCACAACGCAACTGAAAACCATAACCAATGATGATGAATCCCCAAATCATAAGGTATTCAACTCTCCTAAATTCTCCCTGAATTTCCTTCCTTTTCAATTTAAAGTTGTTTCGACATTCAAGGACTTGGTGTTAGTGTTATGCTTGAGAGAAGATGGTATTAATAATAATCATAGTCATAATTACATAATATGTAACCCATTTACAAAGCAATGGGTTGTTCTTCCCCCAACTCCATCCCCAATTAATCACGCCCTTTCCTGGGCTGCTTTGATTTGTGAAGATCCTAATTATAATGAAGTTGAAGAACgcatcgattacaggtttagggTTGTGGTACTTCATCCTAAACCTAATATTCTCTACACCAAAGAAGACGACCCTTTCAGCATTCTAAACTTGATGGTTTTCTGTTCTGAGGATTATCAATGGAAAAATGCCAATCTTAGAATTCCATTGACTCTGCGTAAATGCAGTTGCAGTTGCAGTTTTAGTTGTTGTGGTTACACTGAGCGTTTGCATTTTGAAGGTGTGGTTTGTAAAGGAATGGTTTGTCTTTGCCATAATCTGTATTTTGGGATGTTTGATCCATTCAAGGTTACTACTACTCCTACTACAATTGAAGCCATACTTCTACCATTACCAGATTCACGAGGAAGACTGCTTGAATGTGGAGGGAGATTGATTTCAGTCTATGACAAATCTAAACCGATTTATAGTGATGATAATAAAAAGGGCATGGTTGTGACAATTCATTACATTGAGCTTGATCTCAATCAATTTATTGAGAATACTAATAATGATCTGTTGTTACCAGGTTTGTGGAAGGGGATCAGAAATAGGTGTGTTGATAATTCTGGATCAATTTCAGTAATGGGTAGAACTCGTAGGATCGGATTACACCCTTGCAATACGCAATTGTTTTATATGTCAACTGGTGGGAATAAGAATAAGTTGGTTTTGTGTGATAAAAGGTCATCTTGTGTGAAGATTTTAGGCGAATTGCATCCAGATTGTTTAGATTCTTCCAAGATAATTGAGCTTCAATACTGGCCTACGCCTGTTCCGGTTCCTACATTCCCCAGATGA